One Arachis hypogaea cultivar Tifrunner chromosome 2, arahy.Tifrunner.gnm2.J5K5, whole genome shotgun sequence genomic window, TATAGGACTAGCTTTTCTCTGCTTTCACCATCAAAGACCCCTCTTGAAACACAATTTCATTTGAGTTTTCCTTaaacaattttaattaatatactcTCATCATCAACTTTTGGCTAAAGTAAAGCGCTCTAATACCATAAAGCAATATTAAAAGCAAAATATGGCATTATCTACTCAAAAGGGTCGCTCATTTTTATGCTTTTAAGCCTTCAAATAAGCATCTTTGGCCTTCTACGTGGCCATGTGGCTGAAAGCAATATCCAAGGGAATGAAGAGAGGGAAAAGGGGAAAAGATTAGTTAATAGTTATATTATATATTGGGCAGGGTGGGCAGCTTTAAAGGCTAGAATGGGGAGGAAAAAGTTGCCCTAATTTTGACATGACAGCCTTGTTAATGTAAAGGTGATGGGAATTACGTACCATACACTCACTCTTTTTCTCCAAAAGGTTTCTCGTTATTTTATGCTTCATATATATCTGCACTGCACTAAACAAACTTGTGCTCCATTAAGAATTTAAAAGGCCAGCATCATTAGGAATACAAATGATTACTCTTCCTCGTGTTATCTGCGCACAAccgcagagaagaagaagcaaatcTAGGCATTTCATGCCAGGGTATAGACTAGTACTATATTTATAATGGGTTTGTGGTGGGTGAATCTAAAAGTGTTCAATATGACAGCCTTATATACCCAAAACATTCGGTATTGTCTGTAATTTTAATGTTGgacaattttaaattctaatcttTAGAAAAGTTTTAGCTAGTTGAGTTCTTAAGTATTAATTTAAATGAATTTTCCCTACATCAAATGTAGGATTAATATTCTTCAACAAAACCATCTATTTCATTAACATTCAAAAGCAGATTTCTTGTGGAATATTAGTGGTTTAGTATGCTATAAGGTATAAATTCAGAACCTAATTTTATCTGGCTTTGAAGACATAATAATCAATAAACGCCAATTGGCAATTATCAGCAATTTCATCAATACGAGttcattatttttgtcaaaatgaaTTGTGTACCTCACCACACACAAACACAAGGAAAAGTTTAAAAATCTCTAAAAGAGTAAACACTTTAGGGAACGGGAAATATCATGCATAATTGCATAGAGAGTAGCCCCTGTGTAATTATTGATTTCGCCGGTCTAATTGCTAAGAGAGGCCCCACTCACTTCATCTTCACATATTCTAGAAAAGCTTATATTAAACCGTGGCAAAAGGCCATTTTCTAATCATGTCATTCTTGACTAATGATTTAGGAGTTTTATACCTAAACAATAACTCTCAATTCGATTGCCGAGACATATTTCTAAAACTCTATGCTAACTTACTCAATTTATATACACCAAAcatgttttcattttcaaaacaaaGACATCTCTATATGAAATCAGATTTACATGTACTGGTCTGTGAACCTAAGACATACTAAGCACTACAAAATTATGTACATTAATAACATGTGCAGTTATAGACTAATACATTTAAAGccaaaatataaagaaaatttataaaaagaaGTAATAAGACAAGGGAGGAATGTAAACTAACCTACAATCACTCAtcatcacaactttatttttctctgttttcttcAGCTAATCCAAGATCATAATTAAGTAATGGAGCAAGAGTGGCCTCCACAGCTGATCTCTGCTTGGTAATTTCGCGAAGAATGGCTAAATGAGCATCCTTACAAGCTTTTGCATCTGGGAAACCAAGGGTCCATCTCCCATCCACAAAATGATCAGGCATGCTAAAATGATCTCCTTTGGCTTTAGTTGCATACAACTTGGGGTTGAACTCTCTTATTCGAAGATGCAACCATGAGGGGTGATCCTTATCTATTGTTGGCTGTGAAACAGATAAAGAGGCAAATGActgaaaaaacaaataaatcaaaacatgatgaCTTGATCAAGATATTGACTTACACATAACCCTGCCAATGGAGCAATTGCTATCACTACCCCATGCCGGCTTCGAAATGGGTGTTTCTCTGTGAGAAGCAATTTTCCGGTATTCTTATGCACCATTGGTACTACATATACATCTCTAATTTCGGCATTTGAAAATGCAATTGTACAAGGTATTCCAGATTCTGCAGTAGTCAGCATTAGAGAATGAAAAAGAGACATGACGCCAGAGGCACAAACAAGTTGAAACAGAACGATGCCTACCCAAAGAAACATTAGACCCAAAGCTAGCAGAAGAAACATTTGAAGAACAGATTACTCCAGAATCATTGCTAGAAATGGCAATCAATGGATTCTCTGCCAACTCACGTTCGAAAATAAATGTCTTCAGCTGAAAGTGGAGAATAAAAGCCTAGAAAAATAATTGGTATCAGAATTACCATTCAAGATTTTTCAAAGAACAACCAATAAAAAGCATTACAAATTTACATATTTAACAGCACCAACCCAAATACTAAGTAAAAGATATTTAATAAAACAGGAAAACTCATAAACTGCcatgaaaacaagaaaagaaacatttGCAGTAAAGGATACTCTCAAAAAAACAAGACAAAACTCAAGAGCAAGGTTTGGAAAATAAAACATATTGGAAAGAGACACCCATCTCTGAGCATTAGGTAATTtaagagaaatcatccataaaagacaatttaaaagaataaattagaaCACCTTCACTGCATCAACTGTCTTTTGCCATGCAAAACAGGAAGATGTTTGACCTGTGAAAAAAACAATTCATTTACACATTATGAAATCAGTGCTCAGGACAATTCAATATAACGAGGGGAACATAAAGAAGTAATATACCATTGGTGGATTGTTGGGGAAGAACAAGTTCCAACATAAATATTGGATCTTTATATTGGGAAGATTGCTCCAAAACTGCATACAATATGTATGAAGGATGTGCATTagatttatttttagttattaaacaacaacaaaagccTAGTCCGGATAAATAGGGTTAGTTACCTAGATTAAGTGATGCTATTGCACTCtactaaaaatgaaaatttcaTTGGTTCAATGTGAATTTTACCTTTCTTTTGTCCTTTTTTAATTAGGAAATATGCATACACTCTTTTTCAGTTTTGTTAAACATATACTAGAATTATTGAACTAATCCAAAAGACAAATTACCCAACAAAGATGGATCAGGATCAACCTCAGTAAGAAGAGTAACAAATACCTTTTGTACAGCTTGACCATTCATTTCTTACAATATCCGGAATATGATCAAACCAAACTCCATCAAGTTCTTTCAGAAAATGTACATGTGAGTGATCATATGCAGTCTGCTCATGGAAACTAGAAACTATAAAACTTTAGAAAGTTTAAATGTATACAGCAATTCCAAAGCGAATGCATCTTTGATGCAAAACATCAATTTCACTTGGACATACTTTTGATAGGAAAAATATATCTAGTTATCTACTACCAATACTGTGAACAGAAGTAACAGTTTAGAAATCTTACATTGAATAGGaggagattatcatcatcaagtcCTTCTCTACAAAAGTTAAGAAGCTTTTGCAAGCACCACCCTGCATGCCACAGCATCTCTGGGGAGTGGGATTCCTGGAAGGCTAAAACCTTAAGCAAGGCATTTAAAATCTGTCAAATTTAAAAAGGGCATGATAAGTTTGTTATCATTTTAAATGCTATGAACCATCTTTGACAAATCTAAAAGCACACTCAAGGTGATGACGATGACGATGACGATGACAGTAAAACTCAAAGGATAACCAGATTAAATTGTTGACCATAATAAGGAAACATATACCTCAGGCATAAATCCACCGAAGATACTTGCATCCAAGGACTTTGAAGTCGATGTGTCATTTGTCTGCATTGAATAGAGGtaagaatgaaaactatatcATATAGTTGATAGTTGATCAATTATATAATGTATTTTGTACAATGCACGGCAGGTTTCCGTTAAATGATGAAAGAAAATCACATGAAACAAAAACCAAGTAAAAACATTTTCAGTCTGGGAACAATTAACTACATAACTGGTTGACATATTCAAATTGGTGCTAACGACTAAccatattttcttaattaatgattTAAGTACTTACATGTTCCTGAACTAGAGATATATTTACCAAGAAATATTTTGCTACCTTTAAAAGCAATAAAAAATGTTAACCCAAGTCCATCAACATATACCAATATATGTAACGGCCAACTgcagcccccccccccccccccaaaaaaaaaaaaaaaccgacaacacacagaaaaaaaaaacccttagtggggaaaaggaaaaaggaaaaacctTGGCTTCAGCTTTCAAATATAGAGAATCCTGGATATACTATTGTAATAGATGCAAAACAGTATAAGTATTCGCCATTTTGATTGTGGGTGCTCCTGATCAAATTCAAATCAATGTAATTATACTAACCATCGCATCCTGAGTCTGATACAGCCGAATCATTGGAGCTAATAGACTATCAAGATCTGCAAAACTTGCATGAAAAGCAACATCAAATAACATAATCGCTTAGTGAAAGACAACTTCTAGggtatatacataaataaaataagactacCTTTACTTTCAGCCAGAATAAGTAAGAGAAATGTAGAAGCTAACAGTAGGCATTGATCCTCAGAAAACACAAATGCAAGTATTCCTTGCCTGCAAGAGTTGTTACTTCATTATAGTTATAGTTATCAAGAAGATGCACTAGATGTTGCATAAACAAACTGCCTCAGGGGATGCTTCCACCTTCaactttgaaaaaagaaaaaagaaacaaccTTTTGGGACATATATCACCATTCAAGCAACTAATATTGACTCTGGTCCTGAAATCTTCCAAAAGAGAATCCAGATAGTTCCCATTGATGTTTCCATCTCCTTTTGACTCAGGAGCATAAGAAATAATCTTTTCCACTTCATTCAGGCACTTAGAAAATGGTTTAACTTCATTAGAGCTATCAGAAGCGTTCCCTTCGCTCAGAGTTCTCGCATTTAAGTTCAAAAAATGATACAGGATAACACCAGCCACGTTGTTAATCATGCTTCTTCCCCCAACGACTTGAAGAAGACGTGATAAGATATATAGTGAAGTGATAGCAGATAAATCTGAGCCCTGGGTAAAAGAACATATTGTTTGAATCAGCGCATCATGTGGAAATAAATCATGGATATAAATTCAAGTATAGCAACTAGCAAGATCAGCTGAAGCAGGCAGATTTCCTTCCCTTTTATTACAAAGTCCTTTGTCCACTTCACCTTTGAACACACTAAAAGAGCCAGACAACTaagcctcttttttttttttgtggtgggGGGAGAGGGGAGGATTATGATTGTAAAGAATTCTCTCAACTAAACTAAAAAAGTGAGTGACTATATTTTAGTACTGCAATATTGAAAGTAGTAGCTCCTTAAGAGTATGAAGGGATTCTGTTCTTAATCTGAAGACATTATTTTTATCCTCTCTATGCAAGCAGATTCTAAGAAAATCAATACTGCATACCATTACCAAGTGGGAAATTCCCAGTATATCATGATATATATTCAAACATTCACAAGTTAGAGAATTGTTTTATCAATTATCATCAATTCATATCAAGTATTAACAACTTTTAACACTAGAGTTGATATAGCAATGATATACCACACCAGAGGGAAACAGTAATTAGAGTAAACTAATTAGCAGGAAGTTCTCAGATCTCACATTATTATTCATTGAAGCTGGTAATGAGAATAGTACAGGAAACACTAGCCCATTCAGGAGATTCTCAGTAACCAATTGATTCAATCGAGGCTCATCAACACTAAGAATGTCTTTCAAGTAGTATAGTTCATCAATAATTTTATCAGATTCAAGAATCAATCCATTTCTTCTTTTTTGAGTGTCCATATCCCTGTTTGAATAAAGGGCAGTATCATTAGAAATCGGAATCACTCAAGCATATataaattaatgaaaaatatcTAACAAATGATTATACCCTTTTTCATGGAGAAAAGCATCTAAGAGAATACACATTTCTCGTAATCTGCCAACCATGACAGAGAAGTAGTCTGAAACTGGTGGCGTCATTATAAATTTATAGATCATCTCATCACTAACTGTCAAACCAAGACCCAAAATACTGTAAACATAGCACTAAGGCATGCTTATGACTTAGAAGCAGATCGAGAGCAGTATACCATTGTAGATGTTGAGAACTATTGTACGTACTGCTGTCTGAATCATCTTTTCCTCATGATGAGCAAACCTTAGAGCCTCAGTGTACAAGGGAAAGGAAACTACAGCATCCTGCAGTTGAATAATGCATCAAAGAAGATCATGCTGAATTTTGCCAGAGAAAACAAGCAAATTTTCCACTTCCACCACGAATTTATGGTAATGATTGCTTTCTCGTGCTTTGGTTTCAACAAATAACTAATACAAGATAGGAACTGCATATATTTTTAACCGATATCTTTCTCAACAAAAATGATATTACATTAGCTTTCTAAACGTGTGTAATTCAAAACTACTCTAGCATAGTAAATTCAACAAAACAAAGGATGAATTCATTATTCACTTGTCCTATTCAAAAGTGAGAAGACAATTATTTTAGCTCAATATACAGCAACAAACCATCATATTTACAAGTTTTGACCTACCCCATGTACATTCACAAGAAGGCAAAGTGTGTCTCTGTTTATTTTACCACTAACGGCCCTGAATGAAGAAATGAACCAAAAGTTAGTTTCTCCTTTTAGAATAAATATTAAAAGATAACAACAAACATAAAaccatgtgaaaaaaaaaatatcagaatCAGAAAATTTACACCCTTATGTGATTCACTAataaaagaaagaggagagaaaattTAGAACATAAAACTTGCAACACAACCTTAGAAAAGACACATAGTATGGAGCCAAGTCTCCCCCATCAAGTTCATACGGATGCAAAATGATGCTATTAATATAACCATTGCTGAAACAATAGTCTGCAAGATGCAAAGTCAGCACAACACATTCGATTAAGTACCAGTATGAAGCCTAAGACATACCAGTCGATAATATAAAAGTACCAACAGACCATCTGGATTCTGTGTGCCATATTTGACAACATTTCCGCATAGCATAAGATCTCGTGCATCACACTATTGATGGGTCTAAAGAtcttcaattaaaaaattaaagttttcaaCTCAAACAACTATTTCATGCCTAACAATGTATGAACAATAGGTAAAACTCTAAAGTCTAATGACCTTAGCCTGAAACATCAAGAAATACTAACAGTCTTACAAATTGCATGTTCATTATCCATGTTTTGAATCATTATGCTGAGATACTGAAGTAACGGTGCCTCAATTCTTGAATTTTCACTGATATCAAGCATTCGAACGAATTCCGCAACCACTTGGCGATCCATGAAACATCTGAACCATTTAATCaaatacaaaattcaaaattttcaagataATACTAACAAGATCAGAAGCAACGAGATTTTCCCAACAAGATCTTACTCAAGAATGGATGGATCATGTTTATCACCATAAGTAATTATCTCCACAACAGACTGCAATAAATCCAGCACTAATTCCTGCATAAAACAGCATGCATAATCACAATATGCTTTTTGTTCAATGAAAACAAAATACCACAATGAGAATAAAATTGACTTGTGTTACCCTGTTACGCATGTTCACAACTTTGATCTGCTTCAGTTCATCAATTACGGATCTGTAACCAGAAAATCATCAACAGCAATATTTATAATAAACAAGTTAAAGTTCCGTAAACAACAAAAGCCTCATAAGGCACTACAGAAACTTAATTTCCACAGCAAACTTCACGAAAAGATCAGGTcactaccaaaaagaaagatcATCAAAAATCTCAAAACAGACTCTTTAATCCTGTATAATAGCATTAATAAAAACAAGTTCTAATTCCGGTAACAAGAGTCCCATAAAGCACCACAGAAACTCAATTTATACAACCAAATTCATGAATAATCAAGTCACTACCTAAGAAGACCATCAGAATCTCATATCAAACCTTATCAAAGCAAATCCAGGACAATGTAATATATAAGAAACAAGTTCAAGCTCTGGAAAGTGGAAACAACTAAAGCCCTGTAATGCACAACAGAAACTCAATTTTCACTCTAAAACGCACAAGTGAACAACCAAGTCACAACTACACTACTAAAGGATCAGCAAAATATCAAAACGAACCTTAGCAAATCCATAACAATATCATCGATAAGAAATAAGTTCGAGCTCCGcagatttaaataaaataaaataaaaatcctcaTAAACTCAACTTCCACATCAAAACTCACAAACAAATAGTGCGCTAACTAAAAGGATCATCAAAATCTCAGAATGAAGCCAAACAAAGCCAAATCCATACAATATCATTTATAATCAACAAGTTCGAGCTCCAAAAAAAGCAAAATGCAACTTCCACACCAGAATTCACGAACAACTATAATTCACCACGTGAAAAATTCGTCAAAATCTCAAAATCGAACCATACCGAAGTCAGaagcagtaaaaaaaataaaaaacaacgaGAAGTCGCAAATTTCGAAGTTGTTTACCTGAAGTGTAGAACGGAGAAGCGATCAACAGATCGCCAGAAAGAGCGCATCATGGCGAAGAAAGCGAGGAGATCGAAGAGATCGTTGAGACCGATGCAGTTTTCGAAAATGTGACGACGAAGAAAGAGCAAAGAGTGGAAGAAATAGTGTTGACGTTTGTTCGCATTGCAGAGAgggaaaaaaatgaaagtgaaagtaaaaaagaaaaaagaaaaaacgaaaaaaaaaatggtgCAATGCAGAGTAGTTTGGCCGTTTGGTATTAAAATATGGAGTTTGATGAAGCAACTAACTCAACTACCTTTCAACGTCTCGATTTTAAAACCCTGATTGCTGTAACTAACTAAGTTTCTAATTAACTAACTCTGCTGAGCTGCGTCTTCTGAAGAAAAAGGATGTATGATATAAGGGTTCAGCATCTAAATGCgtaatgtttaattattaatttattaattttaaataacttttttctTAAAATAGTTGAACTTGTGacttaatattatataattatcaacTCTActacttatttttattattttacttgtATATTTTTTCTCTTAGTACCCttaagttttctttctttttttggttttttttaagtatttattATTGTAATACATTTAAGTTACTTCaagtttctatttttattttttatttttaaattttaggttAAATGATTAAATCAGGCATAGTATCATTAACATATTTGTATTTATATGGGCCGAAGCCTGATAAATTGCATCTGACCTTAATCCAAAACCTTGTGTTCATTAACCAAGGTTGGTTAATTGTTTGAATTCTTTGTGTAGGGTCAAACTTGAATACCCAATATCAAGACCCAAAATACCCTTGAATACCCAATATGATGGACTGGGCCCTTTTTAGGTCCaattgaaaaagacaaaaaaagcaAGGAGGATGAATTATTTGTTTACTACTTTTATTTaaggttattatttattatttttgttagagtataattaggataaATTAGATTAATTTGTATTATTTCAGGAGCAAGAAGACGAGCTGAGGTTGACTATGCTATTGGAGAAGTTTCAGCTGATTGTGGAAAAGCTTTAGTAGTTCGTCAAAACTTGAATACTGCAAGAGTAACAGAAGATGAGAGTTAGCGACGCTACAACATCTTTCACACAAGATGCACTGTTAAGTAGAAGGTTTACAAAGTCATCATAGATAGCAAAAGTTGTGAAAATGttgttttaaattatataataaacaaACTGAAGCTTCCAATCGAGTTACATCCTCATCCTTATAAGTTACATTGGTTAACAAAGGAAAATGAAGTTAGAGTAACAAAGCGATGTTGTGTCCAATTTTCTATAGGAAGCAAATACAAAGACAAAGTGTAGTGTGATTTCATTCCAATAGATGCATGTCATTTACTGTTAGGACATCTTTGGCAATATGATTTTCGAGCTATTCATGATGGTTTCAAAAATATATACTCCTTTGTTAAAAATGGCAAGAAGATCATATTAACTCCGTTATAACGTGTAGATAGTCAAAAAAATCAAGCTGAGTTATGTCTTTTCACATCTTTCAAGACCAAATGTACTCACTAATAAAATCTTTTACCAATACAAAATGAGTGTTTTTCAATCCAGTGAGAATAATGAAGAAGTTCTTTCCAACTAGGAAAAATAATACAGAagcatatatttttatatttgtgtcATTAATTAAAGTAGTATAGTTtagcatatattattatattgtgttATGAGTTAGTCTCACTTTACTTGAGTCATGAAATAAAGTTCTTCATCCCCTACTAGTATAAATATGCGTATGTGTCCCTTCTTGCTTACGAAGTTGAGTTGATTAAGTTATATCTTAAATAATGCTAATCGATCtcattgatcctaattatactaacaattttattaagatttatttattctgttattttttataattttattaatttttaattagatttttatacttttttcaatttgattcttatactatttttaattttgtaattatttttttttatataaaagttattaaaattaaaagaatgtttttcttaaaatatatgccattaaaggtctaaaagcatgtgtaaaaatttaattaaaaaaatttaaatatttaattataaatttaataaaattatagaaaacgaaaaattaaTTAAACCTTTTTTATATTGTCCCTATAATTAACGGTTAAGATATTTAGTAGTTAAGTTGACAAAATTGTAAACGTTCTGCCCCTTTTTGTTGGACAAAGAAAGAATTAGAAACTACTCCATCATCATTCACTCTTGATGATTCTTACCTTCCATCGGGGCCTTATTGTTGCTGTAACAATCATAGCATATTATTATAGCAGCTAACTGATAGGAAACGCATGTATGTGCAAAGTAAAAATTAATTTGGGTTAATCTAATAGTTAATTCATTAATTTGTTTAAGTAAGTACGAAAAATTATTTCATTTGAATTATTTTGTAGTTCACGAGTTTAAATGAATCTTCTTCAATAACGATAAAAGAATTATTTCATTTGATACAAGTaattctcaaaaatattttaaaataataaaaatttattaaaaactaaaatatataatttaaaattttttaagatctaatttaaatatttactctTTTATGTTATGAATTTATCAGTCATATGGGTTGACCAATGACCATATTAGACTGTCTAATTGCATGCATGGTATTTGAATTAACATTATTAGGGTTCACGTATATgagaagagcatgaaataaaaccgtatgatattatactaattaattatagAATGCCTAATTATATTGAGCTATGCATAAGAAAAAGGAGACCATCAACACTGTTCAATAACTTATGCTTTAAGCAATTCAACAATCTAAAATCCCATATGCAtgcattaatataataaataaaagaaatggtTTATTTAGTAGATGAACGAACCCTATTGGCTGCTACGTACACTAACTACTCTATCTTTTTAGTGGAGTAGAGGTATGCAATTCAATTGAAAGCCACGCACGACGCCCTTTAATCTTGTGAAAATTTTAATGCAGTCGacttcacataattctttaattttgtagAAATTCAGATGCAGTCaagttaacttcacgtgaagttaatagttgaaaaccgttaaataatttaacttatttaactaaattttcatcgAACGACTTTTGACTATCAACTTCATGTAAAGTCAATTGCACCTAAATTTTCACCTTAATTTTAGGTTTTACATTCATACTTTTTCTCACATTTGTCTTTGgagtatatatattattaggaAAAATTACCATTAcaattacaaaatttttattgataataaaGTTATAACTTTTGCTAACAGAAGTTCTATTACagatagtaaattttttttataaagatattataaatgtattaaacatatatataaccttttttaatttatatatacatgcATGCATGCAACAAATAAGTAGTGCCATTCTTGTGTAAGAGAGGACAAAAAAGAAGATGGAAAATAGTGCATAAGAAGGGAACAAAGAATAAATCAAAGATAACAAAAACCCTTTATTAAGTAGTCCCCATATTGAAAGAAAACTTTCCGAAAGAacatgaatagaaaaaaaaaatgactcTTTTTGGAGAGCATATcattttttaaaacataaatcTCTTAAGCAAGGAAGAACGAAGTGAGAGGCTAAGGAATATATATAATGACAATTGTATGCATATATAATTGCTTCTATGGGAAGAAAACAAATAAAGCACTCCAAGGATCAAATTTCAAAAGTCAATAGCTGAAACAATTAACAATTTGTAGCTTTTTCACTTTTTTGCATGGATATATAGGTCACTATAATCACCTTATGATATGTGTGCCACTCCTTTTGTGTGTGTTATATATCAGGAAAATTCTTTTATATGTCATGAAAATTACATTCTTTGAAAAATGGACGGAATTATGATGGTATGAAAATAACAAGACTCAAAACAACATACATTCATGATGATCGTAACCACAAATATTATCCGATGAGAATCACTTTAGCTCATCACAATGCTAAAGATGTGCATATTAATGTTTAGAAAATTGGTCACATAACCACCCCCAAAAAAATCATTATTAACACCCAAATGAGTAGTGACCACTATTTCAAATTATATGGGTTATGGGCACTCATTATCTTTTGACAAgattcaaataataatgcatcgc contains:
- the LOC112757982 gene encoding protein TRANSPARENT TESTA 9-like isoform X5, which translates into the protein MMRSFWRSVDRFSVLHFRSVIDELKQIKVVNMRNRELVLDLLQSVVEIITYGDKHDPSILECFMDRQVVAEFVRMLDISENSRIEAPLLQYLSIMIQNMDNEHAIYYCFSNGYINSIILHPYELDGGDLAPYYVSFLRAVSGKINRDTLCLLVNVHGDAVVSFPLYTEALRFAHHEEKMIQTAVRTIVLNIYNVSDEMIYKFIMTPPVSDYFSVMVGRLREMCILLDAFLHEKGDMDTQKRRNGLILESDKIIDELYYLKDILSVDEPRLNQLVTENLLNGLVFPVLFSLPASMNNNGSDLSAITSLYILSRLLQVVGGRSMINNVAGVILYHFLNLNARTLSEGNASDSSNEVKPFSKCLNEVEKIISYAPESKGDGNINGNYLDSLLEDFRTRVNISCLNGDICPKRQGILAFVFSEDQCLLLASTFLLLILAESKDLDSLLAPMIRLYQTQDAMTNDTSTSKSLDASIFGGFMPEESHSPEMLWHAGWCLQKLLNFCREGLDDDNLLLFNTAYDHSHVHFLKELDGVWFDHIPDIVRNEWSSCTKVLEQSSQYKDPIFMLELVLPQQSTNGQTSSCFAWQKTVDAVKAFILHFQLKTFIFERELAENPLIAISSNDSGVICSSNVSSASFGSNVSLESGIPCTIAFSNAEIRDVYVVPMVHKNTGKLLLTEKHPFRSRHGVVIAIAPLAGLCPTIDKDHPSWLHLRIREFNPKLYATKAKGDHFSMPDHFVDGRWTLGFPDAKACKDAHLAILREITKQRSAVEATLAPLLNYDLGLAEENREK
- the LOC112757982 gene encoding protein TRANSPARENT TESTA 9-like isoform X6 yields the protein MLCGNVVKYGTQNPDDYCFSNGYINSIILHPYELDGGDLAPYYVSFLRAVSGKINRDTLCLLVNVHGDAVVSFPLYTEALRFAHHEEKMIQTAVRTIVLNIYNVSDEMIYKFIMTPPVSDYFSVMVGRLREMCILLDAFLHEKGDMDTQKRRNGLILESDKIIDELYYLKDILSVDEPRLNQLVTENLLNGLVFPVLFSLPASMNNNGSDLSAITSLYILSRLLQVVGGRSMINNVAGVILYHFLNLNARTLSEGNASDSSNEVKPFSKCLNEVEKIISYAPESKGDGNINGNYLDSLLEDFRTRVNISCLNGDICPKRQGILAFVFSEDQCLLLASTFLLLILAESKDLDSLLAPMIRLYQTQDAMTNDTSTSKSLDASIFGGFMPEILNALLKVLAFQESHSPEMLWHAGWCLQKLLNFCREGLDDDNLLLFNTAYDHSHVHFLKELDGVWFDHIPDIVRNEWSSCTKVLEQSSQYKDPIFMLELVLPQQSTNGQTSSCFAWQKTVDAVKAFILHFQLKTFIFERELAENPLIAISSNDSGVICSSNVSSASFGSNVSLESGIPCTIAFSNAEIRDVYVVPMVHKNTGKLLLTEKHPFRSRHGVVIAIAPLAGLCSFASLSVSQPTIDKDHPSWLHLRIREFNPKLYATKAKGDHFSMPDHFVDGRWTLGFPDAKACKDAHLAILREITKQRSAVEATLAPLLNYDLGLAEENREK
- the LOC112757982 gene encoding protein TRANSPARENT TESTA 9-like isoform X3 produces the protein MMRSFWRSVDRFSVLHFRSVIDELKQIKVVNMRNRELVLDLLQSVVEIITYGDKHDPSILECFMDRQVVAEFVRMLDISENSRIEAPLLQYLSIMIQNMDNEHAIYYCFSNGYINSIILHPYELDGGDLAPYYVSFLRAVSGKINRDTLCLLVNVHGDAVVSFPLYTEALRFAHHEEKMIQTAVRTIVLNIYNVSDEMIYKFIMTPPVSDYFSVMVGRLREMCILLDAFLHEKGDMDTQKRRNGLILESDKIIDELYYLKDILSVDEPRLNQLVTENLLNGLVFPVLFSLPASMNNNGSDLSAITSLYILSRLLQVVGGRSMINNVAGVILYHFLNLNARTLSEGNASDSSNEVKPFSKCLNEVEKIISYAPESKGDGNINGNYLDSLLEDFRTRVNISCLNGDICPKRQGILAFVFSEDQCLLLASTFLLLILAESKDLDSLLAPMIRLYQTQDAMTNDTSTSKSLDASIFGGFMPEESHSPEMLWHAGWCLQKLLNFCREGLDDDNLLLFNTAYDHSHVHFLKELDGVWFDHIPDIVRNEWSSCTKVLEQSSQYKDPIFMLELVLPQQSTNGQTSSCFAWQKTVDAVKAFILHFQLKTFIFERELAENPLIAISSNDSGVICSSNVSSASFGSNVSLESGIPCTIAFSNAEIRDVYVVPMVHKNTGKLLLTEKHPFRSRHGVVIAIAPLAGLCSFASLSVSQPTIDKDHPSWLHLRIREFNPKLYATKAKGDHFSMPDHFVDGRWTLGFPDAKACKDAHLAILREITKQRSAVEATLAPLLNYDLGLAEENREK